CGCCGTCAATAGCGGCAAGTATCGGTTTTCCAGTCGCCATGTAAGTCTGAAGTTTGCTGGGAACTGTTTTTGAAACGAGAGCGTTCTTTGTCAGAGTGATCAAAAGTGCCGACGCTTGTTTGAATAGCCCTGCCATCTCTTCGCTAGGAAAATGTCCTGGGAGAATGACATTCAGCTTCTTTTGCGCAACAGTGTTCGCAATTGCTTCTGCTTGGCTGCCGGTTCCTACCAGAACAAATAATATGTCGCGATGCTCGCGCAATATTTCGGCAGATTCCAAAACTGTTTGCAAGGCTTGGGCTTTACCAAAATTGCCAGCAAACATCACCGAAAACTTTCCGCCGAGACCCAGATCCACTTTTGGGCCCCCCTGATGCAGTTTAATACAAGTATTTGGGTGATATTTGACCACCGCAAGCGGATGCCTAGCCAACACATCTTCAATAAAGGCATTGGATTGAACAAGGATCATATCCGCCCGCCGGTATAGCCACCCAACCGCAAAGCCAATCGCGCTTAGAGCCTTCCGGTTCCTAACAAATCCGGTTCCCTCGAGCACATCAGGCCAAAGGTCTTGGACCCAGACAACTAAGGCTACGCGTCTTATCAGCCGAAATACGACACCAGCCAAAGATTGAAAAACTGGAGAGGTTGCAAAAACGAAAATCACATCAATTTTGCTCTTGCGCAATAGAAACGGACCCAAAAACGACGCGCTCAACATAAAAGACAGGTAGTTTGCAATCAAGTTGACCGCCCCTCCGTTTTTTCTTGGGAGCATTGGGACACGGTATACCATAACCCCAGAAGGGTGCTTTTCAGCATGGTATTTCAACGCATTATAACCATCATAGATTTTTCCTTGGGGGTAATTAGGTTGTCCAGTCAATACCGTCACATGAGCACCGGAACGCTGCAAGTCGGCCGCAACGGAATTTATTAGGAAGCTTTCTGGCCAAAAGTGCTGACTGATAATCAGAATATTCATCGATCTGCTTAACCGAACTGTTCTTCTAAGCCGCGTTGAAGAATATCCTGGACCGAACTCATGTTCTTTAGATCAAGAGATTGATGCACTGGCGCACTGACGATTTCTTGAGCGATTTCTTCCACGATCGGAAATTTTTCGTCAGCGTTCACCAGATTTGGCAAGGACTGATATGGGGGGGCCAACGTCGGTTCCAAATATAGACCGTACTTCGCAGCAAATCGAATAAGTTTTGCCCGTCCCTTTATGCGGAAAGGGTAACTATAGGGCACTGAATCTGCTGGAAAAATCGAAAACAAAGGCTCTACATTTGACAGCGCTTTTACACATTTGTTCAAGGCCGCATAGTTTTTCTTGCGTTCAAGTTGCATGAATTTGAGGTCAGCGTGTGACAGACCCCATTGAGAGAGCCATTGCAATTTCCGAGGCTGATCACGATTTTCCAGCTCAATTTTGTCATCCGCACAAAGATAGTCATCGATGTTATTCGAGCGTATGCTTTTTAAAAACTGGAGTGGCACTATGCCCCTTTGGGCCAAGCTCTGAACTCCCAGCTTTAGAGCATCAAGTATGGGTTTTTTGGCCGGGTAGTTCCCGAGAATAAACTCATTCCGGCTCAAAGTTTTGTCATTGATTACCAACCCTCCACCATCTGGCAATGGTAAAAACTTTCGATAGCTGAAAATGGTAATATCGCCTGTTGTCCCTAGCAACTTGCCGTTCTGAGCACCTGTAAAACCATGAGCACAATCTTCGATTAGTTTTATTCGTGCCGCATCGCAGAGATTGCGAATAGGCTCAATTGTTGACGCTTTACCCAGATAGTGATTGACGTAGACGGCCCGGGTTTTTGAATTGACGCGCTTTTTGAGATCGTCCAAATCCACGTCCAAATCGGGAAGCAAATTATAATAATGAACTGAAACCCCGCTGTGAAAAATGGTTTGAAGTACGACCTCACAAATCGTTGCCGGGACTAATATTTCATCTTCTGGGCGTAAGTTTAGTAGGCTCAGTCCTGCCCATAAGGCGGCTCGACCATTGTTGAATAATTGAAATGGACTTGGAAATAGATTCTCTTTGTCGTTTGGTATGTGCCTAGAAAACTGACGCTTGGTCAGTGTAGGCAGGACAGTGATGTATCCCATTATGAAGTCGAACCGGTTGGCAGAGCCATATGCTTTTCGACCAAGTGAGAAATTTGAGCCGGGTTCATGCGTTCAAAAACCGCTTCCATAGTTATCGAAGCTTCGCGGATCATGTCCTTGCGCAAGCGATCATTGTCAATCACATCCAAAATGGCAGCGCTCAACGCTTCGGCATCTTCAGAGGCGACAACACGCGCGTTGACGCCATCCTTAAGCAAATATGGAATACCACCAACGTCCGTTGTAACGATCGGCAAGCGGTGGGTCATCGCCTCGTACAACACCCTTGGAAAACCTTCCGTAACACTAGACAGAACAAAAATATCGGCATCCTTCAAAATCTCGTAGAGTGCCGATTCATCCTCAACGTAGCCCACAAATTCAACAGAGTCCGAAATGTCCAAAGCCACGGCTTGCGCTTTCAAGTCAGCCTCTTTTGGCCCCTGCCCTATGATACGCAATTTCAATGTTGGATCTTTTTGTTTTGCGTCCGCGAATGCCATTAGCAATATATGCTGGGCTTTATCGTGGATTAAGGCACCCACATTTATCAAGATCTTTTGGTTCCCATTACACGTATCTTCGCGATTAAAAATGTTCTCACGTGTTAACGTCATCCGCGGGGAAGTATCATAAGTCGGACAACCCCATGCAGCATATTTGGTTTTTAGCTGCCCACCTGCTGCGACCGCAAACAAAGCAGTCTTAACAATTTTGCGTTCCATCCAGCGATTTAGGCCTGCATATGCGCGATAAAACCAGCCAGTGCGCATATCGTCCCATTTGAACATACTCTGAGACGCCTGTTCCCAGTCATCTGCCCCATACACAATATGGATTTTCCGAAAACTCTTGGCCGCCAACCATCCCATTGCACTTGGGTAGCTCGGCAAAAAGACATATAGAACGTCGACTTTTGGAACCACCTTTAGGAGGAGCAGAAACACTTTAAAAAACTGCCAAGCCTTGCCGACTACGCTGACGGATACACCTTGGGCCCTTGGCAATTCAAGAACCTGGATATTTGGGGCCTCAAAAGCAGAATGGATACAACTCTCATATGCTTCATCGCCCTCGCGAAAAACAAAGGTAATCAGCTTTAATTCGGCAAAATGTTTTGCCAAATTGTCAAGGTATAACCTTTCGCCCTTAGAATAACGGTATTCTTTCCCGTCGAAAGCGATTGGGCCTTCCGGCACTACGCCGATAATCATTTGATCTGTAGATTTATTGATTGTCTCAACCCTAGTGTTTGGCCAAGGCCCGCTCATAGACATCAATGTATTCTTGAGCTCTGGCGTTCATCGACATCTTCGTTTCAATAAAAGTTTTAGCTAACATTGTACGCTCTTTTGCCTGAGCGTAATTGCTTAATATCCCATCTAATGTCGTTGCTAAAGCTGGAACATTTCCAAATTCGACAGTTTCACCAGCATCGACACGACGCACATCCTCGCCAGCGCCCGTGTGATCTGTTACGATAATAGGAATTCCACATAAGACAGCTTCAAACGGTGCCCAGGCTCCCTGTTCTTGACGAGACATCTGCGCAACAACATCTGCGTCAATCAGAGCTGAGTTCTTATCAGCGCCACCAATAAATCCAGTGAACATGACTTTATCGTAAACACCAAGATTGTTTGCCAATGCCTTGCATTCGTCCATATGACCATCGTCGCTACCTACGATTACAAGCAGACAATCATCGCGCATCTTGCACAACTCAGCAAAGCCTTCGATCAAGTAATCATTGCCCTTGATGTGATGAACCCGACCAAGGAACATGATCACTTTTTTGTCCGCATCGATGTTATGTTCGACCCTGAAACGGCCCTTTTCTGGCAGGATTTCAAACTCGTCCGTGTCAAAGGGTGGCGAAATCACTACAATTTTTTCTTTATCCAGTGTGGGATCGACACTAAGATATTCAGTTACACCAACCTCGGTTTCTGCAATCAAGAAATCTGCATCATGAAGCATTGCGCGACCCCAAACTTTATCGAAGATGCGTTTGAGAAAATTCTTTCGACTGTAATATGGAACTGCGCCATGCGCATCTAGGACGAACGGAATATTGTTCCTCTTACAGAACTTGTACAATACGACGTTTTGAAACGTCCTGAAAACGTGCATGTGAACGATTTCAATGTTGTCCTTGTCTTGCTGTAACCGGCGCGCCAATTGCGGCATAATTGAAAACCCAGCTTTATCAAACCAAGAAGGCACGATCTGAAACTTTGTTTTCGGAAGGCTATCTGCAAGGGCTTGGTCAAACTTGTAATCCCCAGAATAAACTATGGGTTGGTGGTTTTGTTTTTCCTGTGCTTTGCAAATTTTGTACATCAAGTCAGATGTACCCCCAGCGAAACGAATGGAGAAAAACAAGAAGGCGTGAACGATGTTCATTTTGGCGATCCTTAGAGGCGCAATCCGATTTGGGATTTAATGGAGTTCCAGATATTTGAAAAGTCGTTTCTTGTTGCAAACACCGCTGACGACACAGGCAAGCGGGTTTGGATTAAAAACGAAATCAACATGACAATCGCAGAGGCGAGAGCGCTCAACGAGAAGGCGATTGCAGCACCGAAAGCTGAATATTGCGGGATAAGAACGAATGCTGATCCTATCGCTACCACGAGCGAAATGCATGCAGCAAAAATCGAGTACTTTTGCTTTGCGATGCTGGTGAAATACCGGGTCATGACCTGATATATTGTTCCCATGACTGCGCCTATAAGCAGCATCTGAGCGGTTGCTACAGCCGCCAAATACTCGACACCAAAAACGAATGGAACGATCCAGTCCGCAAAAACCATTAGGAGCAATGCGATGGGAATAGTTATGAGCAAAGACAATCGGCACGTTTGAGCCGCGAATTCATCGGCATCTCGATCATCTTTTAGCTTTACGAGATGAGGAAGCAACAGGGTGCCGATTGTATCTGGAAAGAACCGCACCGCCTCAACAAGCAACATCGAGACAGAAAATAGACCGATAGCCTCATGGCCAGATAAGGCGCCTAGCACCAAAATGTATCCGCGGTAGTTCAGAAGCCCGATCAAATTCTGAAGCCAGTTGCGACTACCGAATTTTATTTGCTTGACAAAGGTCGGAATGGAAACCGACATCCGAAAAGGGCGCACATGTCTCCAGAAAGAAAAGACATACCAAACAGAAAAGAGTGCAACCGCGCCACTCCTTAGCGCAAGTGCTGTACCCACGTCCGACCCAGTCGGGATAATCAGGATGGTAGCGCCCAAAAGTAGCGCGGCCTGAATGATCAGGTTTTTTGACTGTAAAGTATATAGATGGCTACCGTAAATTAGGCCTGCGAAAGACAAATCAACGACGGTAGCAAAAGTTGCGAGCCATAAAAGGCCTAGCCACACTAGGTTTGAACCAAATCCTATCGACGTGAGAAAGCCACTTGTCCGTGCAATCAGCAATAGCAAACCTAAGCCCACGCATGAAGCCAATACAAACGCCGCCGTGTTACCGATTAGGATTCCTCGGTCTACTTTTTCACGATTCAGAAAATATGTATTTGCTTGCGACAACCCTAAATTACTGAGATTCGCCCCCAGCCCAACCATCATGAAAAATAGCGCATATATACCGCGCCCTTCAGGCGTCAGCAGGCGCGCGGTTATCACGCCAATCGAAAAAATGATGGCGGTTGAAAGGAACTTGCTTGAACCAAATACACTAAGACTTCGATAGAAATTCATGTGCAACTCAGTTTCTAGACCGTGATTTTGCTAAAGTACATTGCGCACAATTTCGACAATTGAGCTTGCGTCTAGGTTGTATTCTTTGCGTAAGTAATCCTGATCCCCAACAATACTTGGGAAAGAATCTTCAAGCCCAATCGACTGGAAAATAGACGGACTAATTCCGCCCATCAAACAGGTTTCAGCTATCGCGCCAGCCATGCCACCCGTCTTAATGTGTTCTTCAATACTGACGATGCCACCCGTTTCTACCGCCGCAGCGAGGATGGCTTCCTTATCGAAAGGTTTCACAGAATTCAGTGTTAGAATACGCGCGCTGACACCATCTTGTTGCAATGTCTCTGCTGCAGCCAAAGCCTCAGCCAAGATGGCTCCAGTTACTACAAACGTAATATCAGTGCCTTCACGGACTTTCCTAGCTTTACCTAACTGAACGTTTTGCCCATCCTCAGGAAGCCCAGCCTTGCCTTTGTCCAAGCGCAAATATTTCGGGCCAGGAATTGCGGCCATTTGACGGGTTAGAACGGCCGTTTCCCACGGATCCGATGGCGCAACCACCATCATGTTAGGAAGCGCGCGCATTATGGCCAAATCTTCGGTCGCAAAATGGGAAACCCCTAGCTGCCCATAAGAGAATCCACCACCAACAGAAACAACTGTTACATCACAATCGTGATAGCAAATATCGTTGCGGATCTGCTCGAGACAGCGAAGGGTGGTGAAATTGCCGATCGAATACGTGTACACTTTGTGTCCCTCTAGCGCGAGACCACATGCCATACCTGTCATATTTTGTTCGGCAACGCCCGCATTGATGAACTGGTTTGGGAAGCGTTCAGAAAACTCAGTGAGAACGCCAAAACCAAGATCACCTGTTATCAATGTGACCATCGGATCTTCGGCTGCAAGTCTGGTAAGTTCAGCAATAAATGCATCTCTCATGGTTCAGCCCTCCCACTTCGTTAGATACTGATCTAGTTCTCTAATTGCTGCTTCATACTCATCACCCTGGGGGCTGCGATAGTGCCATAAGACAGAGTTTTCCATAAATGATACACCTCGCCCTTTGATCGTATTGCAGATGACCACAGAAGGTTGGTCGGGTTTGGCCCGGGCAGTGTCAAATGCAGTTTTTAATGCCCTGTGATCGTGGCCGTCAACGTCTGCAACATGCCAACCAAAGGCTTTCCATTTATCAGTAAACGGCTCTAAGCCGATCGTGTCCGATACTGCCGCCAAAGACTGAATTTTGTTATAGTCAACGGCGACGGTCAAGTTGCCCAGCTTGTGATGCGCAGCGAACAAGATGGCCTCCCAATTCGAACCTTCATCGCATTCGCCATCAGACAAAACAACAAATACGCCGTTCGTTTTGGACTGCTTTTTTGCAGCGAGCGCCATTCCGCAGCCAACACTTAGCCCATGACCAAGTGAACCCGTCGATAACTCGACACCAGGAACACCTTTATGTGAGACATGGCCCGAAAAAATGCTACCGTTTTGGTAATGATCTTTCAAACGCTCGGTCGGAAAAAAGCCGCGCTCGGCCAGTGCAGCATAAACGGCAGCACCGGCATGGCCTTTTGAAAGGATAAACCGGTCTCGTTCGGCAAATCGAGGGACTTCAGGGTCTAATTGCATCGTGTGGCCGTATAACACCGACAAAATATCAGAAATCGACAAACCCGAGCCGACATGAGAGCTATTGCCGCGGTGGGTCATGTTTACAATATGACGGCGAATTCGCCCTGCCATATGCTCGGTGTCCGTGTTTTTGTACTGGTCATTCATTGGGCCGGTCACCCTTTGGACTAAACTTTATAGAAATTCAGAACATTTTCGATTACATAATCTACGTCCTCGTAGGACATCGCCATATGCATTGGTAAGAGTAAGCAACGCTCGAAAAACCAATTCGTCCGCGACAGATCCTCGAATTTTTCCTTACCAAACCCAAGACCGCTGAAATGGTGAACTGGCGTTCCTGCCCATTGAACAACGGTTTTGATACCCTTGTCCGCAAGCGATTTGCGCAATTTATCGCGGTCTTCCGCCGCCATCTCATAGTTCTGGTATACATCGAAATAATCGGGATCGGCGTCAGGCCCTTGAGGTGGGTAAAGTTTATTATGGCCGCGAAATGCATTTTCGTAGCGCCGAGCGATTTCCCGGCGGCGCATAATATCTTCATCATAATGATCGAGGCGAATTTGCAAGAAAGCCGCTTGAAGATTGTCCAACCTTGCATTTGTTCCCCAAGCCACAACTTCCCCTTGCTCGTTGCGCCCATGGTCGCGCCACAGGGATAGTTTTTCTGCCATCGCGCTATCATTTGTCATCACAGCACCGCCGTCGCCAAAACAGCCGATCAATTTTGCTGGATAGAAACTCAATGTCCCAAAGCGGCCAAATGTGCCTGCCGATTGGCCCTTAAATTTTGCACCAAGACCTTGTGCACTGTCTTCCAACACATACAAACCATGCCGAGCTGCAACTTCCTGGATGGCCGTCATGTCAGCGCAACGCCCATTGACTTGTGTCGGCATAATCGCCTTGGTTTTTCCAGTAATTTTCTTTTCGGCAGCGACGGCGGACAGCATATTGTTTTCATCAATATCTGCAAAAACAGGGCTTGCGCCAACCATGTGGATAGCCGCCGCAGTTGCAACATATGTATGTGACGAAATGATAACCTCGTCGCCATGGCCAATACCAAGAGCTTTGAAGCCTATAATCATTGCATTGGTGCCGTCTGCGACGCCAAGTGCGTGTTTCACATTCAAGAACCCAGCAAGCGATCTTTCGAAATCTAGCAGGTCTTTTTGCAAAATAAACGCACCGCGCGAACAAACATCTTTGAACGCCGCATCAAACTCACTTTCAAAACGGGTGTAAATTGCCTGGTAGTCAAAAAATGGCACTACTTTCATAATATTAGTTCGCTTTCGTTGATTTTCATGTGTCAAAATATCAATACCCCAGAAGTTAGAAAAAACACCGTTTTAACACCAAAAAATCTTAAGTCACTGATTTATAAAATCAGTAAATCGTCTTCATTTCTAAAAGCGTACGTAATGTCAACTGCACCTAAGGCACCCCTAAATTCATCGTCAGTTAGAACTGCCCGTAACCTTTGATTATATTGATATGTCCGTGGTGGATTATATCGGCACTCATTCCTACGTATACACTACCCATGATAAAGGCCGCTTGGTAATATTGACTAGAATTTAAATCTGGTGATTTGTGATAAACACTGGGAATATATCTCGCGTCGCAAAACTCAGCCGACTTCCCATAACGCCCCAACGTCGGAACACTTAAGCTCCTGAACTGGTTTCGACTTAGCTTCAATGGGTTGATCTAGAAGGTGCACTACCAATTCAACTTTCTTGATGTGCTTTCAAGGTTTTCTGACAAGCCATTTTTAATTGCGTCTCGCATTCCGGGCACCGACAATAATTGAAGTGTTTCATTCATTGCCTGCCAATCACTTTCAGCCATGAGAACGGCATTATTATTCTTGCCGGAAATCAAAACTGGTTCGCGCTTTGCAATCGTATTCTCAACTAGGTCGGGTAGTTTGTCGGACGCTTCTTTAACACTGAGAGTTATCAATGTGTCGTTCCTAACAATTCGACGTCATCTAGCTTTGCTAATTTTTGATCGAAGGTTTTCAGGATGCGGTTCTCAGCTCTTTGAGCCGCCTGTCGGATCATAAGGTCTGGAAAATCATAGCCCTCTTCTCGATAAAGATTTACAACCGAGGCGATGTCTTGCGCGTTTTCAACCGAAAGCTGGCTTACGGTCACAATACTCAGCAGCGCCTCTGCAATTTCTTCACGTGAATATTTATAGGACCGCTCGAGAACCCAGACCAATTCGATAATAACTTCGCGACATACATACCCTGGCGCATCGCTCGTGAAGCCCTCGATCAAATCAGCAGCGACCTGGAACTGAGCAGCGTCATCTTGGGCAAGATAACGAACCAATACGTTTGTATCGAGAGCAATCATGACACGCTTTCGATGGCTCCTTCAGCGATCGCTTCATTCATTTCCTCAAGCGAAACTGTCCGCTGACCCGGACGGTGCAACATACCAGCAAGCTCACGGACGTGCCTTGCCTTTAGCATTTGAACGCGACCATTTTCTACAATGTAGCGCACCGAGTCACCTGCCTCCAAGCCAAGCGCCGCGCGCACGTCTCTGGGAAGAGTTGTCTGGCCTTTTGCAGTAACTTTGGATTCTTGCATCATCTTCACCCGTTCATTCTAGATAAATTCAATTTTAATATAGTAAGGATTTTTACAAAAAGCAATTCAATATCATAAAAGTAATGCATTATCGCAAAGAGAGTTCCTGAAGCATTGTGCGGCTTTCATCCATGACCACTTCAGCTTTCGATAATGCGTCTAGTACTGCAGGATCGTGAGCATGAATTTTCAAGCTATTATCGTCTGACCGCGTGACATACACTGTGTCACCTTCATTTACGCCTAAGACAGCTAACATATCAGCACTGATTGTAATGGCAGCGGAATTTCCCACTTTTCGTATCTTGGTCTTAAACATGAGAGTTAGGCCTATATATCTTCAAAAGAACGATCATTTTTTAATGCAGAGCTACCCATAACCTTAAATTATATTGAGATGCCTGAGACTTTACCAATCAATACTATTCACGTATCGTCACGACCTTTGATCACTGGGTCATACGCTAATCCAGCCTCACGCTCCAAGAGTTCAATTTCTGCCCGCAAGTCATAATACTCCTGACGCTTGCGTTCAATAAACCTATGTGTCAGCAAAGATTTCTCCCGAACACCCTTAGGAGTCAGCAGATAGGCATACTGCCCCTTGCGTGGATTATTTTTGAAATTCTCAAGCTTTACGAACCCTTTTTCAACAAGGGCCGTCAGAACGTAATAGGCAGAACCGTTTGATATTCCAACCTGATCTGCAACCTGACGTGAGGACAGCTCTGGATTGCCATTTATAAGACGCATCACGCGTAGGCGGACATCTTCTTGCTGTTCTTCACGCCGGCTAGCCAAAGTGGACCTTTACAACAGCTACCGCACCAAGCCATCCCAAAATGATGGGGCCAGCCGTGTTAAAACTCAAATTTTGATCAACCATTTTCATAACCGTTCAACTTTGAACTAATAGCCTATGAAATTTAATTGATCAAGCCCTGCAGACAGCTCCACTCGCGCAAAAGGCATATAAGACAATGAATTTAAATGCAATTTTAATATAAAACTAAAATATTTTGGGCTTTTTCCTTATAATTCAAATACCTCCACAAAAAAAACCATATCAGCCGCACCCTCTTTTTTTTTGAAGTTATGCGTGGTAAGTAAGTTCAGAATTGAGCATTTAGTTGGAGATGGCTGCTATATATGTCAGAAAAAATTTGGTTCCTATTGCAATTCAAACCAAACTCGCACCGTTTGGCAGAGCGAAATCTATTGCGCCAGAATTTTGAGACCTTCTTACCGATGCAAGAAGTGACTAGGCGCAAATCAACGCGCTTTGTAAATGACCTTCGCCCCTTGTTTCCAGGCTATATGTTTGTTGCCTTTGACCATCAAACAGCCCCATGGCGCAAAATAAACGGTACGTTTGGAGTTTCGAAACTTGTAAGCTTCGATGGAAAACCAAAGCCTGTACCACTTGATCTTATCGCCGGCCTAATGCGGCGGTGTGATGTTGCCGGCAAGCTGCTCCCTTCAAGACGACTCGCCCCAGGCAATCAGGTTAAACTTCTCACTGGACCCTTTGCAAATTTTGTTGCCAAGGTAGAAACCATAGACTCGAACCAACGCATTTGGATACTGATGAAGTGCATGGGTCAGCGCACGCGGGTACATGTCACAGCCGATCATTTACAGCTTTCAGATTAGTTTAGCACATTATTTCGAAAATATTTTAGCTCGGAAAATTTTTGTCTTCCAGCCATTTGTCCAGACACCAGATATGTAGCATGATCCGTTACCAATGAGCAGGCTTGGCCTGTTTTACACTAGGGCGTTATCGCAGCCTGATGCCCCCAATGCCAATTCAATCG
The nucleotide sequence above comes from Rhodobacteraceae bacterium Araon29. Encoded proteins:
- a CDS encoding transcriptional activator RfaH, which produces MSEKIWFLLQFKPNSHRLAERNLLRQNFETFLPMQEVTRRKSTRFVNDLRPLFPGYMFVAFDHQTAPWRKINGTFGVSKLVSFDGKPKPVPLDLIAGLMRRCDVAGKLLPSRRLAPGNQVKLLTGPFANFVAKVETIDSNQRIWILMKCMGQRTRVHVTADHLQLSD